A single region of the Lycium barbarum isolate Lr01 chromosome 2, ASM1917538v2, whole genome shotgun sequence genome encodes:
- the LOC132628673 gene encoding uncharacterized protein LOC132628673, whose protein sequence is MIKLDPKAPKWFINKPPINWSRDVFSSFTKCDMLLNNMCESFNSVLLVARDKRILTMLESIRMYMMSSVVFEVSSIISESGASMQSSSSFVSSKIIKQRNQETTQPKEQLMRSAFLSAEIDKHSREDTGSFLIQKGGKQYVPTSSYERRFLKPAKEEERDHKLSRK, encoded by the exons ATGATAAAGCTGGATCCAAAAGCCCCTAAGTGGTTCATTAATAAGCCTCCTATTAATTGGTCAAGGGATGTTTTTTCTTCTTTCACAAAATGTGATATGCTATTAAATAATATGTGTGAATCATTTAACAGTGTATTGTTGGTTGCAAGAGACAAACGCATTTTGACAATGCTTGAGTCAATCAGGATGTACATGATGTCAAGTGTTGTTTTCGAA GTTTCAAGTATTATTAGCGAGAGTGGAGCATCAATGCAGTCTAGTTCCTCGTTTGTGAGCTCAAAAATT ATTAAACAACGTAATCAGGAAACAACACAACCTAAAGAGCAATTGATGAGGTCTGCATTCCTTTCAGCAGAAATTGACAAGCATTCTAGGGAAGATACAGGATCATTCCTCATCCAGAAAGGAGGAAAACAATATGTCCCAACATCAAGTTACGAGAGGCGCTTTCTCAAACCAGCAAAAGAAGAGGAAAGGGACCACAAGCTAAGCAGAAAATAG